Genomic DNA from Longimicrobiales bacterium:
AGCTCGTCTGCAGACCGTGCGCGCCACGTGGAGAGCCGCCGCCCCCGTGGTACCACCAGGGAGTACGAACGCCCGGAGCTCCGGAAGCTCCGCATCGGCCTCGTCCATCCACGCTTCCATCTCGGCCGCGCGGGCCACCGGAAGTCGCGGGGGTTCGGGTCGAACCCGGCCCTTCCGGGCTGGAGGCGTCGCGAGGTCCGATCCCAGCGTGAATAGATCATGCTGCAGGAGCTGCAGTCGATCTCGAATCACTTCATCGCTGACCTGGCATACGGCCCACCCGATCGCCGCATTCAACTCATCTACGGTCCCGTAGGCCTCAACCCGTGCGTGATCCTTCCGCACCCGTCCACCGCCAAAGAGCGCAGTTTCGCCATCGTCGCCCGTCCGTGTATAGATCTTCACGCGCGGACGTCAGCGCAGCTTCGTGAGTTTGCGAATGCTCTGAGCCTTTTCCAAAAGGGAGATGGTTTTGTCGGTCTTGTCGGCCTCCGCGGGCATCAGGAGATCCCTGATGTCGAGGAGTACTTCGAGCTGTAGCTGGTCCCGCTGATACTCCCTGTCAAGAGTCGCCATTTGCTCGGAGTTGCTCGCCGTATCGGCTGCGGTGAATGCCTCGCGATACACCTTTTCTAGGCTCTGAAGCACCCGCTCTCGATTTCGCATACATACCTACCCCTTGTTACACCGCGACGAGATGTCGTACCCCGGGACCGGATTCATAGTAGCCACAGACAGCCCCCCGAAGCTCGTCGAGTCTGTCGGCGAAATAATGACCGGTACCCGGAATGCGCACCAGCGTAATGTGGCTGCCGAGAGGAGCCATCGCAGCGGCCACTTGCTCACCCGACCCGAACTCATCGTTCTCTCCCTGTACGACAAGCACCGGTTTTCCTGCATGGGCCAGGTAGTCGAAATCGTACCGGACATCGAGGTCGACCGGGAGCCCCATACCCAGCAAAGCCACGACCCGTGGGTCATCGGCTCCAACAGTGAGCCCGACCATTGATCCGAAGGAAAAGCCACCCATAACCAAGGGCAAATGGGGATACTCCTTCTCCAGCCAGTCGAGCGCAGCAACGGAGTCCTCCTGCTCACCGATTCCCTCGTCATGGCTACCCGTGCTGGTCCCGACCCCGCGGAAGTTGAATCGAAGGGTTATCAAACCAGCATCATTGAAACCCTGAGCGGCACGATACACCGCCTTCGTATGCATCGTCCCGCCATGCAAAGGGTGTGGATGACACACTACGGCCGCGCCCCGAGGGGAACCGGGCGGGACCTTCACGATCGCTTCAAGGTGGCCGTGTGCGACGGGGACTCTCACGGGAGGCACCTGCCTGTTAAGTCGGAAAACCCCGTCGGACGCCGACTTACAGCTATGCCCCACGGAGGAGAGGGAGTTATGTTCAACCCGCGGTCGTGACCGGTCAAGCCACAAGGAGCATTACGATGCACGCCTCCGATGTCACACCAGAGGTCATCGAGCGGGTCAGGCAGTTGTACTGGCACTCCGATGAGAGCGTCAACAAAATCGCGGATGCCTTGGACCTCTCTAAGGGCGCCCTCTATGCGGCGATTCCCCACCTTCCCAGCGGTCTAGGTTGCCCGCTTTGCGGCGATCAGGTCAGCTATCCGAATCGCACGGCTAGAGATCAGGAACAGCTGGATTGTCTGACATGTGATTGGGACGGAAATCCCTATGAGACCTTAAGTTACAAGGCAACACCCGATGAAGTCGATGCCGAGCGCGAGCAGGAAAAACACCCGCCTGTGCCAGCCGCGCAACCAGCCACGGCCGTTGAGGGGGGCCATGAGCCCTCCGGCGTCCACGCGCTTTCTGAATTTCCTCCACCGTTTATCGCTCCGCGGATGAGCACGATCGCAACAGGCGCTCTCGTGGGTGGGGCACTCGGCCTTGTGTTGGTGCTTTGGGCACGACGCCGGTGATACGGGCAGTCACAGAATCCGAGGCTACTCACCGATCGTAGGGACCGTGGTCGTCATGGACGGAGCAGAGAAAAGTGAGAACTGGAAGGTGGCACTTTGACTACTGAGGGATATCCCTCGGATCCGGCTGGGACCGGGAATTCGAGCGGGCTGCCATGTGATATCGCGTCTCGGTTTGCGGATCGTCTCGAGATCACCGCTCCGATCAAGCACAATCCGAAGCTGCAGGCCGTGCTCGACATCGTGAATGCCGATGACGATCTCTACGGGCTCTGGATTGCGGCTAATGTGAACGCAGTGGAGCGGCTCAATATGACCGATCACGGGCCGGTTCATGTCAAGCTTGTCATGAACATGGCTCTGCGCCTGCTCAGACTTCTCATGGATTCGGGAGTGGAGTCGGGTGTCAGCCGGAATTACGGCATGTCGACGCAGGACGCTGAGGTAGTGGTGGCACTGGCGGCGCTGCTGCATGATGTGGGCATCTCGATTCATCGTGCGGATCACGAGTCGTTTTCACTTTTCGTCGCCCAGGGCAAGCTTCAAGAAATCTTACCCGCGGTCTATGACGCCCGTGAGAGCACGATCATTCGGGCAGAGATCCTCCACGCGATCATTGCCCATCGTTCTGGTGGAAGTCCGCTTACGCTGGAGGCCGGTGTGGTGCGCATTGCCGACGCCCTCGACATGGCAAAGGGGCGCTCCCGAATCCCCTTTGAAGCCGGGTCGCTCTCGATCCATTCGGTATCCGCCGCAGCGGTTGAATCCGTGAGCATCGAGAAGGGCGAAGAACTCCCCGTCCGGGTGACTGTGGAGTTGTCGAACTCCGCCGGGCTCTTTCAGCTCGATCAGCTTTTGCGCAACAAGATGGAGGGTAGCGGTCTGGAGAGCCGGATCGAGATTCAGGCGAAGCTGGGTGAAGAAGAGAAGAGATTGCTTACAGACTTCCGGCTTTAGGAGCGACTGGTGGACGTCACTATTTCCTTTCCTCTGGCTTTTCTCGCTGGCATCGTCTCGTTTCTTTCTCCCTGTATTCTTCCGGTTGTCCCGAGTTATCTGGCCTTCGTATCAGGCCTCACGTTCAGCGAACTCAAGGACCAGCCGACGCGGGAAATCCGCCGAACCGCTGTGCTCAATTCCGTGCTGTTCGTAATCGGATTCAGCGTGGTCTTCATGACCATGGGTCTGGCGGTCACCTCGGTCGGAGTAGCGATCTCCTCGGTCCTGCCCTGGGTGAGTCGGATTGGTGGTGCAGTAATGCTTCTTTTTGGACTCCACCTTGCTGGGTTGCTGCGCATCCCTGTCATGATGCGGGAAATGCGACCCGGTTGGATGTCGCGGCCAACAGGTGCAGTCGGTGCGTTCATCGTTGGGATCGCATTTGGAGCGGGGTGGACACCCTGCATTGGCCCCATCCTCGGTTCGATTCTACTCTATGCTAGCCTTGAGGGGACTATGATTCAGGGCACGTTTTTGCTCGGGACCTATGCTTTGGGCTTGGGTATACCGTTCGTCGTGTCGGCCGCAGCGTTGAATTGGTTCCTCGCCGGGAGCAAACGCGCTAGAACGTGGATCCTTCCGCTACAGAAGGTCGCGGGAACCGTGCTTATCTTGATTGGTCTTCTCATGGTAAGTGGCCGTTTTACCACCATGACTGCTTTTTTGGCCGGAATGGGCCAACTCATCAACTTGGATTTATAACATGAGGCTCACTTCTTTCCCGGTTCTGCTCCTCGCTGCTGGACTGGTGATTTCCGGTTGTTCTGAAGAGGCTGGTAAGGACGGCACCAGCGATCTCAGCAGAAGCATGCTGTCGGAGCCGCCCGGTGACGGCCTTTCGACACCCATCGCGAGCGCACCCACCAGCGGGCCGGGCGAAGAGCCCTTGGTCCAGGTGACTTCTCTCGGGATCAATCGAGGATCGCTCGAGGCGCCGGTAAAAGTGGTCGAGATGTCCGACTATGGGTGCGGATATTGCCGGCAGTTTCATCAGGAGACCTTTCCCACCCTCCTTACGGAATTCATCGACAGCGGGATGGTCGAGTGGAAATTCGTACCCTACATAACTGGGATGTTTGGGAACTCACTCCCTGCGACATCGGCGGCCGAGTGCACCTATGTCCAGCAGGAAGCCGCATTTGAGCGGCTAAACTCCCGACTCTGGAACGAGCAGAGTGTCTGGAAGGGCTCCGACGAGCCAGCTGAAGTGATCCGGCCTTGGGTCGAGGAACTTGGTATCGACATGGTGGTTTTCGATGCCTGTATTCAGGGGGACGAGCGGCTTGATCGGATAGCATCAGCTACCACCCTCGCTCGCCAACTCGGGGTTCGGGGCACTCCAACGTTCGTGGTCCTTGGGTATGGGCCACTCCAGGGTGCGCTTCCATTGGAGACCTTCCAAGATCTCTTGGCTGCAGTCCACACCGATCTCACGGGAACCCCAGGTATTCCTGAATAGGGAGGGCTTACTTGATTAGGTCCAAGGGTCGGCCCCCACAGGCTCCTAGTTAAAACCGCCTTGTGGTTCAATTGGCCGGGGTCGGTCCCATTCACTGTATTGTCTTGAACCAGAGGTGCGGTTCTAGTTTACCCACACCGACGGAGCGCCGCCTCGCACGGCTTGGAGACAACCGACAAAAAGCTTAACGCCGGTTATATGAGTTTCAATGGTTGCGCAATCAGGCGACATAGTAAGTCAGGCAAGCCTGGGGTATGTGCCCCAAGGTGAAAACGGAGCCAAATGGTCGAGCGCCTCACGGCGTGCCGGGGGTCGAGAACTCTGAGCAGCAAGCGGATGTCGTTCGCGGCGGCGAAAACCCCGTGCCCCCAATCGTACCTGCGGGCGGGGCTCGGGCATTACTTCGGCCGAGGGTTGATCTGAGTCGGCACTATTTGAGGAGCGGCTGGAGTCGGAGCAGCACCACTTCTCGCGCTAGCTACTGAGTCCTCCGCAATAACCGCGACCGAGGACGCTAGCTGCCGTTGGCCCGCCGGCCGAGGTAGGGCACCGCCTCTATCCTGCCCCTTCATACCCTCTCTTTCGGGGAGACACAGGGAGGATATCCCGTACATGACCGATTGCGGGCGGACAGTACCGCTTGCATATCCCTTGTGTGCAGGGGATCATCTTCAGCCGATTTCTCCCAACACCACTGCTTGGCTACAACGACGCTCATGCCCATCTCAACTCTGACCTGCAAGCCAGCCGCACCCACCCGCACGGTCGCCGTGGTGTTCATGCTGTTCGGCATCCTTGGTTGCGAGGAGCCGGCGGCGGAGTGGACGCTCGGGTCGGTCCCAGTGCCAGTCGTGTTCGCTGCGGGGGTGATCTCCTCGGACGATCGGGACTACGGCATTGCCTTCACTCCGGACGGTGCGGAGGCGTACTTCACGCGCAGGTCTCGTCGCGGCCCCCCGCAGATCTACATGACAACATTCGAAGAGGGAGGGTGGACTGAGCCGGGTCTCGCGCCGTTCGCAACGGATCGTGACGAGGCGCCGTTCATCACGCCGGATGGGAGCTCACTGCTGTTCTCGTCCCGACGGGTTGCCCCCGGCACGTGGGACCGCAGCGAAAACATCTGGAGCATGGTGCGCACTCCCGCGGGGGCGTGGTCTGAACCGGAGCTTCTTCCCGGCTCTGTCAATCAACCGCGTGATGAGACCAACGAGTTCACGACCGGTAACGAGTTGGGACCGATTCTTCTCCCTGACGGATCCCTTCTCTATTCGACCCAGATGGACCCAGAGTGGGGCTCGGACCTGTACGTCGCACACCGGAACGCCGAGGGGGCCTACATCGAGGCGAGACCACTTCGCGTGAATTCCTACGGTGACGAGTCGAATCCCGCCATGTCACCAGACGGTCGCTACCTCGTGTTTCAGGGATACGGATCAGGGGACGCACGGGGAGAGCAGGACCTCTACGTCTCCGAGCGCACCGAGTACGGATGGGGCTACCCACGTCTGCTCCCGGAGCCGATCAACTCCACTCGCAGTGACGGATGGCCCAGCTTCTCCCCCAACGGACGCCATTTCTTTTTTGCCAGCGATCGCGACCGTCGCGGGGGTTACTATGACATCTACTATGTAGACGTCGTGGCTATTGAACTTGGGGTATATCAGTAGGAAGTGATCCCGTCGTAAAGATCGGACGGGTTTTCCTGAGAACCTTGGATTCTACTGAAGGCACCACGGATATTTTGTCTCGAAAGAGGAAGGCCGCCAATCCTTTCGCACGGCGGGTTCTCTGTGATTCACCTGCCGTGATCTCGGCACGAATGATGTTGAGTGTGACCGACTCCAGCCCACCCAAGTGGTAGCGAGCTAGCGGAGCAGGCCCGCTTCGTCGAGAAGCTGTCGCAGCTCCGCCACGCGAGCCGCGTTCACTCCGAAGTCTCCCCTTCCGACGCGGGACGCCGAACGAACGATCAACTCGTGGTCCGGTGCCAGCAACAGCTCCACGTCATCGACAAAACGGAAGACCTTACTACGGACTTCCACGTGCAGGTAGTGTTGGGTTTCGGTGACAATGCGGGAACGCGGAATCGCTTCGGCCGCAGCCCTTAGCTCAGACATCACGTCCCGGCGCAGGACGCTGTCTCTGATCTGCATCCGCTCCGTGCCGTCCGGATAGCCCATCCCGGTATGAACACAGTTTGGCGTGCCCGGGCAAGAGGCGAGATTTTCCGAGCGCTCCCCAAGATTGTCCGGGGGGCCACCCCAACAACTGCTCATGACCAGCATGCATGTGGCCACAATACTGAGGCGAAAAGGTGGACCAACCCAGGCACTCCGCATTGTTTCGACCCTAGCTGCGAATCAACGCGTGTAGATCGCAATCGCGCCGTTCCCAGCAACTGATCCAAACTGGAACTGTGCATCGACGGGACTCAGGATCTCGATTCGGTCGATGACGTTGGGGTCGAGAGTGCGGAGCAGCTCAGCCCCCGATAGCACCACAACATTGTTCAATGCGACCGCCGCAGGCACACAGCCTTCGCCAGCAGATCGACGTGAGACCTCGACACACAGAGTCGGAAGCATCACGCCCGTGATTTGGTCGACCTCATACACCTCACGAATTCGCAGACCAGGAGTGTTCATGCTCCGCAACAAATCCGCAGTGGCGACGACTCGCGGCAGCATAAGTTCTATTTCTTCACGTGAAATGAAGTCGGAACGCTTCGCATCTCCAGCAAGGCTGGTGCGGCCGAAGCGTGTGCGCGCAGTCACCACCAGACCCTCGACCTCAAGAGCCTCAGTGGCCATGCGCACCTCGATATCGACGGTCTCCTGCGAGAAGACCGTTACGGAATCAGTGCGCTCTTCGAAGGCCAAATGGTCTGTCGTTACCAAGTGACGCCCCGGCGGAAGATCATCTAGAACGAACCGACCCGTCAGATCTGAAAGCGTCGAACTCGGCGTTCCCATGACAGCTATGACGGCGCCCGCAACCGGATCACCCGTGATATGGTCACGCACGTAGCCGGCCAGAGTACCCTCGGACGACATCATGAGCACCAGATCTTGAACGGATGCCGTGCCCGGCTCGAGATAGACCTCCAGGCTGACGCCGGAACTCGGTCCGAAGTGCGCCTGAAGCTTCATGTCGACCTGGGGGCGCACCGAGCAAATCCGGAAGTACCCTGCGTCATCGGTACGTACTTCAACCGCCTGCAGTCCCACCACACGCCCCATCGGCTCCGCAACCACGATCGCTCGCGGCATGGGCACACCCGTGAGCGAGTCGGTCACAAAGCCGGCGATGGCGGCATACCCTGGCGCAGGCTGTTCCGCTAGGCACCAGCCAAGGAGCAGGGTCTCATTCGAGGGGATCGAGAGGGTGATGTCGACCGTTTGTCCCGATGAGAAGGTCACCTGGCGAGACTGCGGACTAACTCCGAGCTGCTGGAGTCGATCGTGAAAGAAGGACACCCAATGGGTGCCAGCCGGCACCTCCCCGACTACGAAAGTTCCGTTCGGGTCGGTGTCGCCCAGTGCAGTCGTACCCAGCACCGCGACACGAGCACCTGCAAGCGTGGACATCGACGTCGAATCGAACACGACGCCGCGCACGGTCGCGGTCCCCTGGCCCTGCACCTCTGACAGGGGGGCAAGCGCCAACGTGACCGCAAGCAGAACGAAGCTGG
This window encodes:
- a CDS encoding carboxypeptidase regulatory-like domain-containing protein, giving the protein MMRASESQRVTSRVASFVLLAVTLALAPLSEVQGQGTATVRGVVFDSTSMSTLAGARVAVLGTTALGDTDPNGTFVVGEVPAGTHWVSFFHDRLQQLGVSPQSRQVTFSSGQTVDITLSIPSNETLLLGWCLAEQPAPGYAAIAGFVTDSLTGVPMPRAIVVAEPMGRVVGLQAVEVRTDDAGYFRICSVRPQVDMKLQAHFGPSSGVSLEVYLEPGTASVQDLVLMMSSEGTLAGYVRDHITGDPVAGAVIAVMGTPSSTLSDLTGRFVLDDLPPGRHLVTTDHLAFEERTDSVTVFSQETVDIEVRMATEALEVEGLVVTARTRFGRTSLAGDAKRSDFISREEIELMLPRVVATADLLRSMNTPGLRIREVYEVDQITGVMLPTLCVEVSRRSAGEGCVPAAVALNNVVVLSGAELLRTLDPNVIDRIEILSPVDAQFQFGSVAGNGAIAIYTR
- a CDS encoding alpha/beta hydrolase: MCHPHPLHGGTMHTKAVYRAAQGFNDAGLITLRFNFRGVGTSTGSHDEGIGEQEDSVAALDWLEKEYPHLPLVMGGFSFGSMVGLTVGADDPRVVALLGMGLPVDLDVRYDFDYLAHAGKPVLVVQGENDEFGSGEQVAAAMAPLGSHITLVRIPGTGHYFADRLDELRGAVCGYYESGPGVRHLVAV
- a CDS encoding HD domain-containing protein gives rise to the protein MTTEGYPSDPAGTGNSSGLPCDIASRFADRLEITAPIKHNPKLQAVLDIVNADDDLYGLWIAANVNAVERLNMTDHGPVHVKLVMNMALRLLRLLMDSGVESGVSRNYGMSTQDAEVVVALAALLHDVGISIHRADHESFSLFVAQGKLQEILPAVYDARESTIIRAEILHAIIAHRSGGSPLTLEAGVVRIADALDMAKGRSRIPFEAGSLSIHSVSAAAVESVSIEKGEELPVRVTVELSNSAGLFQLDQLLRNKMEGSGLESRIEIQAKLGEEEKRLLTDFRL
- a CDS encoding DUF1499 domain-containing protein — encoded protein: MSSCWGGPPDNLGERSENLASCPGTPNCVHTGMGYPDGTERMQIRDSVLRRDVMSELRAAAEAIPRSRIVTETQHYLHVEVRSKVFRFVDDVELLLAPDHELIVRSASRVGRGDFGVNAARVAELRQLLDEAGLLR
- a CDS encoding thioredoxin domain-containing protein, translating into MRLTSFPVLLLAAGLVISGCSEEAGKDGTSDLSRSMLSEPPGDGLSTPIASAPTSGPGEEPLVQVTSLGINRGSLEAPVKVVEMSDYGCGYCRQFHQETFPTLLTEFIDSGMVEWKFVPYITGMFGNSLPATSAAECTYVQQEAAFERLNSRLWNEQSVWKGSDEPAEVIRPWVEELGIDMVVFDACIQGDERLDRIASATTLARQLGVRGTPTFVVLGYGPLQGALPLETFQDLLAAVHTDLTGTPGIPE
- a CDS encoding cob(I)yrinic acid a,c-diamide adenosyltransferase, translating into MKIYTRTGDDGETALFGGGRVRKDHARVEAYGTVDELNAAIGWAVCQVSDEVIRDRLQLLQHDLFTLGSDLATPPARKGRVRPEPPRLPVARAAEMEAWMDEADAELPELRAFVLPGGTTGAAALHVARTVCRRAERRAVTLAESDVVRAEVLTYLNRLSDLLFTLGRLENHRAGCGDVEWEKP